Proteins from a genomic interval of Euwallacea similis isolate ESF13 chromosome 33, ESF131.1, whole genome shotgun sequence:
- the LOC136418198 gene encoding adenosine 5'-monophosphoramidase HINT3-like, giving the protein MSDLQHSTMMSANGNCIFCKITQKNAPADIQFENPEIIIFKDIKPAAEHHYLAIPKEHIMNVNSLNTPDHKGLLERLISEGKKVIQEHGGNVNDLILGFHLPPFNTVDHLHLHLISPASSMSFLHKIMFMANSLWFATAEQIQRKLHKLIEQGEVRQINNKL; this is encoded by the exons aTGTCAGATCTACAGCACTCCacaatg aTGTCTGCCAATGGaaactgcattttttgcaaaattactcAGAAAAATGCTCCTGCAGatattcaatttgaaaatcctgaaattattattttcaaagatattAAGCCAGCAGCTGAACACCATTATCTGGCAATACCAAAGGAACATATAATGAATGTTAACAGTTTGAACACACCTGACCATAAAGGGTTGT TAGAAAGATTAATATCTGAAGGAAAGAAAGTAATTCAAGAACATGGCGGAAATGTAAATGATTTAATACTGGGGTTCCACTTACCCCCTTTTAACACTGTTGATCACCTGCATTTGCATTTGATTTCTCCAGCCAGCAGTATGTCATTCTtgcataaaataatgtttatggCCAATTCTTTGTGGTTTGCTACA gcAGAACAAATCCAAAGGAAACTGCATAAACTTATTGAGCAAGGGGAGGTGAGgcaaattaacaataaattataa